The following are encoded in a window of Sminthopsis crassicaudata isolate SCR6 chromosome 3, ASM4859323v1, whole genome shotgun sequence genomic DNA:
- the LOC141564787 gene encoding receptor-transporting protein 1-like translates to MRKFRPWKLRCPAISLPSLTVFSLWRRAEPTASPQGDMCKSLTTAEWKKIFYEKMEEAKPADSWDLIMDPNLQHNVLAPGWKQYLEQHASGRFHCSWCWHSWQSSHVVILFHMFLDPTQRMGCVRMRVFKQLCYECGTARLDESSMLEENIEGLVDNLIISLREQCYGERGGQYRIHVAGRQDTRRHRGESCEACLAGIQHWKPSEKMLDEEATTYTFSRPASPNKAAEGGGQGCNFCSVPWCLFWATVLLLIIYLQFSFRSSA, encoded by the exons ATGAGGAAGTTCAGACCGTGGAAACTCCGCTGTCCTGCCATCAGCCTGCCCTCGCTGACCGTTTTCTCTCTGTGGAGGAGGGCTGAGCCCACCGCCTCACCCCAAGGGGACATGTGTAAGAGCCTGACTACCGCCGAATGGAAGAAGATCTTCTACGAGAAGATGGAGGAGGCGAAGCCCGCTGACAGCTGGGATCTCATCATGGACCCTAACCTGCAGCACAACGTGCTGGCCCCGGGCTGGAAGCAGTACCTGGAGCAGCATGCCTCAGGCAG GTTCCACTGCTCCTGGTGCTGGCACTCGTGGCAGTCCTCGCACGTGGTCATCCTGTTCCACATGTTCCTGGACCCGACGCAGAGGATGGGCTGCGTGCGCATGCGCGTGTTCAAGCAGCTGTGCTACGAGTGCGGCACGGCGCGCCTGGACGAGTCCAGCATGCTGGAGGAGAACATCGAGGGGCTGGTGGACAACCTCATCATCAGCCTGCGCGAGCAGTGCTACGGCGAGCGCGGCGGCCAGTACCGCATCCACGTGGCGGGCCGCCAGGACACGCGGCGCCACCGCGGGGAGTCGTGCGAGGCCTGCCTGGCGGGCATCCAGCACTGGAAGCCCAGCGAGAAGATGCTGGACGAGGAGGCCACCACGTACACCTTCTCCCGGCCCGCCAGCCCCAACAAGGCGGCCGAGGGCGGCGGCCAGGGCTGCAACTTCTGCTCCGTGCCCTGGTGCCTCTTCTGGGCCACCGTCCTCCTGCTCATCATCTACCTGCAGTTCTCGTTCCGCAGCTCCGCCTAG